The stretch of DNA GCGCCGTAACTGCGTGCGAACTGCCGGAACGCCGGACGCAGCGGCTCGGGCCCGGTGTCGGCGAGCGCCGCGAGCGCGTCGGGCATGGCGATCCCCGAGCGCACGGCTGCGACGAGGTGGTCGAGGACATCGGGCCACGCCTGACGCCCCGTGGCGATCCGGCGGGTGGTGCGCCATCCGACGACGGTCAGCGGAGCGGCTGCGCCCGCGGCCGCCGCGAGAGCCGCGAAGGCCGCGACACCCGTCACACCGAGGATGGCGGCGCCGGCGACGAGACCCAGCAGGACGGAGACGGCGACGAACGCGGCGGTCGACACCGCCGAGAAGCCGCCCGCGTCGAGCCTGGCGCGCAACCTTCCCGCTCGTACAGGCCGCCGTCGCTTCAGGCCGGCGTCGGGCCAAAGCCACGGCGCGGCGACGAGGAGCAGTCCCGTGCCGAGCACGACGCCGAGGAAGACGCCGACGAACATGCTCACGCGACGCGTCCGAGGATCAGGGCGGGGTCCAGCCCGGCCAGCTCGAACTTTCCGAGCTTCTCGGGGAAGCTGCCGGTCGCCCGCAGCCGGATGCCGTCGTGGACGAAGAGGCTCGATGCTTCGATCACTCCCCCGTCGACCCTCCCGGTCGGGGCGAGGATCTCGACCACCTGACGCCGACCGCCGCGCCGCATCGCGCAGTGCACGACCACATCGACCGTGGAGGCGACGGTCGGGATCACGAACGAGGAGTCGATGTTGCGCCCGGCGAGCAGCGGCAGGGTGCTGAGCTTGACCAGCGCTTCACGGGCGCTTCCCGCGTGGATGCTGCAGGCGCCCGGCACGCCGCTGCTGAGGGCGATCAGCAGATCGAGCGCCTCGGCCTCACGGACCTCGCCGATGACGAGGCGGTCGGGGCGCATGCGCAGCGCCTCCTTCACGAGTCGGCGCAACGTCACCTCACCGGTTCCTTCGAGGCTCGGCTGCCGGCACTGCATCGCGACGACGTCTCGGGCGCGGAGGTCGAGTTCGAAGGTCTCCTCGACGGTGACGATGCGCTCCCCCGGTCGCGCTGCGCCGAGCGCTGCCTGCAGGAGGGTGGTCTTGCCCGCGTGGGTGGCGCCCGAGACGAGGATGTTGCATCCCGCGAGCACGCACATCCGCAGGTATTCGGCCGCCTCGCGGGTCAGCGACCCGCTCTCGACGAGCTGCCCGAGGTCGCGGAGCCCGCGCCCGAACTTGCGGACGTTGACCGCCCAGTGCCGTCGCGTGACGTCGGGGATGACGACGTGCAGCCGGGATCCGTCGGGCAATGACGCGTCGACGAAGGGCGACGAGTGGTCGACGCGGCGACCACTGGAGGCGAGCATCCGCTCGACCACGTCGCGCACGTCGTCATCGGTCATGACGATCGTGGTCAACTCGGCGACCCCGCCGCGGGCCGCGAAGACCCGCGCCGGCCCGTTGATCCAGATCTCCTCGACCTCCGGGTCGTCGAGCAGATGTTGCAGCGCACCGA from Herbiconiux sp. L3-i23 encodes:
- a CDS encoding type II secretion system F family protein; translated protein: MFVGVFLGVVLGTGLLLVAAPWLWPDAGLKRRRPVRAGRLRARLDAGGFSAVSTAAFVAVSVLLGLVAGAAILGVTGVAAFAALAAAAGAAAPLTVVGWRTTRRIATGRQAWPDVLDHLVAAVRSGIAMPDALAALADTGPEPLRPAFRQFARSYGATGNFGVSVDELKSRLADPVADRIIETLRMAREVGGTELATVLRGLSQHLRADGAVRAELEARQSWVHNAARLGVAAPWIVLLLLCTRPEAAAAYSTSAGVLLLVCGAALSVVAYRAMISIGRLPREARWFQ
- a CDS encoding CpaF family protein — its product is MAGAVQSITELVRERVRRDGVDLHLDPAAATRYIRDEVIRGQERDGAALRGTSVDPAALERAVLAELTGFGALQHLLDDPEVEEIWINGPARVFAARGGVAELTTIVMTDDDVRDVVERMLASSGRRVDHSSPFVDASLPDGSRLHVVIPDVTRRHWAVNVRKFGRGLRDLGQLVESGSLTREAAEYLRMCVLAGCNILVSGATHAGKTTLLQAALGAARPGERIVTVEETFELDLRARDVVAMQCRQPSLEGTGEVTLRRLVKEALRMRPDRLVIGEVREAEALDLLIALSSGVPGACSIHAGSAREALVKLSTLPLLAGRNIDSSFVIPTVASTVDVVVHCAMRRGGRRQVVEILAPTGRVDGGVIEASSLFVHDGIRLRATGSFPEKLGKFELAGLDPALILGRVA